The following coding sequences lie in one Plasmodium berghei ANKA genome assembly, chromosome: 7 genomic window:
- a CDS encoding histidine triad nucleotide-binding protein 1, putative, which yields MGLKLILAYLILYLDLMKPGFGLIGNNIKNAAFNCFTNIVYKNKYLTNVVNKKLMKMSDEEERAIAAAGKDENGDSIFGKIVRKEIKADIVYEDDKVLAFNDINPQAPVHILVIPKMRDGLTRLSKAEEKHKEILGHLMWAVAEIVRKNNLGDFRLVVNNGPEACQSVYYLHLHILAKRQMKWPPG from the exons taTTATATCTAGATTTAATGAAACCTGGTTTTGGATTAATTgggaataatataaaaaacgctgcatttaattgttttactaatattgtttataaaaacaaatatctTAC aAACGTAGTCAACAAAAAACTTATGAAAATGTCTGATGAAGAAGAGAGAGCAATTGCAGCTGCAGGGAAAGATGAAAACGGGGACTCGATTTTTG GAAAAATTGTAagaaaggaaataaaagcAGATATCGTATATGAAGACGATAAG gtTCTTGCTTTTAACGATATCAACCCTCAAGCACCTGTACATATATTAGTCATTCCCAAAATGCGAGATGGTTTAACAAGACTTAGTAAAGCCGAAGAAAAACATAAAGAAATACTTGGTCACCTAATGTGGGCa gtTGCAGAAATTGTgagaaaaaacaatttagGAGATTTTCGTCTAGTTGTAAACAATGGACCTGAAGCTTGCCAATCTGTTTATTATCTtcatttacatattttagcAAAACGACAAATGAAATGGCCCCCCggataa